One Flavobacterium cerinum genomic window, TCGGAAGCTTGTCGGAATGCCGTATTAATTTCCTCAATGCTTACCTGACGTTTTACATTAAACGTAATATCGGTTAATGATCCGTCCGGAACCGGTACACGAATACCGCAGCCTCCCATTTTACCATCCAGATCCGGAAAAATTTTAGTTAAGGCTTTTGCTGCACCGGTGGTTGTCGGTACGATCGATTGCGCGGCACCACGGGCTCTTCTTAAATCTTTATGCGGTTGATCATGTAAACTCTGATCTGTCGTGTAAGAGTGAACGGTTGTGATATAAGCCTGTTCGATTCCGCATAATTCCTGAATTACTTTGATCATCGGAGCGGCATTGTTTGTAGTACAACTGGCATTGGAGATAATAAGTTCTGTTCCGTCCAAAATGGACTCATTAACACCTAATACTACTGTTTTTATAGTATCGTCTTCAGCCGGAGCTGAAAGGATTACTTTTTTTGCACCGGATTGTATATGTGCTTCTGCTTCCGGATACGTTTTGAATTTTCCGGTTGCTTCTACAACGATATCAACATTTAGTGGTTTCCAGTTTAAATTGGAAATCTCTTTTTCATGAAAAAAGGGAAACGATTTACCGTCAATGATAATGGATTGTTCATCAAAAGTAACCGCATTAGGGAGTACACCATGAATACTGTCGTATTTAATTAAATGTGCCATGGTCCTGTTATCGGCAATATCATTAATCGCTACTACTTCAATAGAAGGATGATTTAATAATAATCTGAACAGGTTACGCCCGATTCTGCCGAACCCGTTAATGGCAATTTTAATTTTTGAATTCATTTCAGTGTCAGTATTCGTATATGGGTTGCCCGATTTATAAAATGTGTTTTTGAGCGTGGTAAGACGAACGAACCAAAGCACCGCTTTCTACATGGCGGAATCCTAATTCTTTACCGATTGCTTCGTATTTGGCAAATTGTTCCGGTGTGATAAACTCTTTTACCGGTAAATGCTTTTTACTGGGTTGCAGATATTGACCTATGGTTACAATATCAACATTAGCTTCGCGTAAATCGGTCATTGTTTGGATTACTTCCTCTTCGGTTTCACCTAATCCTAACATAATTCCGGATTTGGTACGACGGATGCCTTTGTCTTTTAAATATTTTAATACGGCAAGACTACGATCGTATTTTGCCTGGATACGCACTTCTCGTGTTAAACGACGAACGGTTTCCATGTTGTGCGATACTACTTCAGGATTTGCTTCAACGATACGGTCGATATTACGTTCCATTCCCTGAAAATCCGGGATAAGGGTTTCTAAAGTAGTTTCCGGATTCATTCGACGGATCGCTTTTACGGTTTCTTTCCAGATAATAGAACCGCCGTCTTTAATATCGTCACGGTCAACACTGGTAATTACCGCGTGTTTAATATTCATCAATTTGATAGAACGGGCCACTTTTTCAGGTTCGTCCCAATCCACTGTTTCCGGACGTCCGGTTTTTACGCCGCAAAAACCACAGGAACGCGTACATACGTTACCTAATATCATAAAGGTAGCCGTTCCTTCTCCCCAACATTCACCCATATTCGGACAACTACCTGACGTACAGATGGTATTCAGTTTGTATTTGTCTACAAGGCCTCTTAATTCCGTATATTTTTTTCCCGTTGGCAACTTTACACGTAACCATTTCGGTTTGCCGGTAGGGATGATATTCGTATCTAAAACAGTTTCCATTACTGATAATTTTGAAGTGCAAAGATACGTAATGTTGTTTATTTGTGATAACCCGTTTAACGCATTTTTAATAAGGCGGATTGATAACCCGGTTGTTCCCGAAATGCTTTATTTTAAAAATAGTACCTTTGTAAGTATTGTTAAAAAGCCTTTTGATTTATTTTGAGTAGTATGAAAGCAACAAAACTGTTTACCGAATTTTTTAATAACGAAAAATCATCCGGAATCGTATTGATTTTTTGTACCGTGATTTCACTTTTACTAGCGAATTCAGGACTACAGGAAGCATATGAAAGTATCTGGCATTTTAAATTAGGTTCTCATTCTTTTGAACATTGGATCAATGACGGATTAATGACGATTTTCTTTTTTCTGATCGGATTGGAATTGGAACGGGAAATATACAAAGGAGAGCTTTCGAATATTAAAAATGCTTTATTACCGATTTTTGCAGCAATGG contains:
- the lipA gene encoding lipoyl synthase; amino-acid sequence: METVLDTNIIPTGKPKWLRVKLPTGKKYTELRGLVDKYKLNTICTSGSCPNMGECWGEGTATFMILGNVCTRSCGFCGVKTGRPETVDWDEPEKVARSIKLMNIKHAVITSVDRDDIKDGGSIIWKETVKAIRRMNPETTLETLIPDFQGMERNIDRIVEANPEVVSHNMETVRRLTREVRIQAKYDRSLAVLKYLKDKGIRRTKSGIMLGLGETEEEVIQTMTDLREANVDIVTIGQYLQPSKKHLPVKEFITPEQFAKYEAIGKELGFRHVESGALVRSSYHAQKHIL
- the gap gene encoding type I glyceraldehyde-3-phosphate dehydrogenase, with amino-acid sequence MNSKIKIAINGFGRIGRNLFRLLLNHPSIEVVAINDIADNRTMAHLIKYDSIHGVLPNAVTFDEQSIIIDGKSFPFFHEKEISNLNWKPLNVDIVVEATGKFKTYPEAEAHIQSGAKKVILSAPAEDDTIKTVVLGVNESILDGTELIISNASCTTNNAAPMIKVIQELCGIEQAYITTVHSYTTDQSLHDQPHKDLRRARGAAQSIVPTTTGAAKALTKIFPDLDGKMGGCGIRVPVPDGSLTDITFNVKRQVSIEEINTAFRQASETHLKGILAYTEDPIVSVDIIGNPNSCLFDAQLTSVIDKMVKVVGWYDNEIGYSSRIIDLITHTYNK